In the genome of Saprospira sp. CCB-QB6, one region contains:
- the meaB gene encoding methylmalonyl Co-A mutase-associated GTPase MeaB produces the protein MENNKDKKSALHIAKGITETPTFKKKQLARFKRRKPSVEELLQGILAQDRLLLSQAITLVESQKPTDRLKADQLIEACLQQNKSSLRLGITGSPGVGKSTFIESFGQMLIQKGFRPAVLAIDPSSQRTGGSILGDKTRMQTLSSHPQAFVRPSPAGDALGGVARKTREAIFLCETAGFSPIIVETVGVGQSELAVHSMVDFFMLLLLPNAGDELQGIKRGVVEMADLLLVNKADGEALQAAKRSKQQYRNALHLFPAQKSGWTPKVSLASGLHAEGLENIWEQIQDYCLLTQENTYWKQRRAEQAEYWMRQSIEQELLRHFYEHPKVQAQWPGWQAAVRGGQTSSFRAARELLKLVQKED, from the coding sequence ATGGAAAATAATAAAGATAAAAAATCAGCCCTGCATATCGCCAAAGGAATAACAGAAACCCCAACTTTCAAGAAAAAACAATTGGCCCGCTTCAAAAGACGAAAACCCTCTGTGGAAGAATTACTACAAGGAATTCTAGCCCAAGATCGCCTTTTACTCAGCCAAGCTATTACCCTAGTCGAAAGCCAAAAGCCCACTGACCGCCTCAAAGCTGACCAACTTATCGAAGCTTGCCTCCAACAAAATAAGTCGAGCCTCCGCCTCGGTATTACAGGCTCCCCCGGCGTGGGCAAAAGTACGTTTATCGAATCCTTTGGCCAAATGCTTATCCAAAAAGGTTTTCGCCCCGCCGTCTTAGCCATCGACCCCAGTAGCCAACGCACCGGCGGCAGCATCCTCGGCGATAAAACAAGGATGCAAACTTTGTCTAGCCACCCCCAAGCTTTTGTCCGCCCCTCCCCCGCTGGCGATGCCCTTGGCGGCGTGGCCCGAAAAACTAGAGAAGCTATTTTCTTATGCGAAACCGCAGGCTTTTCTCCCATTATTGTCGAAACCGTCGGGGTGGGCCAATCCGAACTGGCCGTGCACTCTATGGTCGATTTCTTTATGCTTTTATTACTCCCCAATGCCGGCGATGAACTACAAGGCATCAAAAGAGGGGTGGTCGAAATGGCGGACCTTCTTCTGGTCAATAAGGCCGATGGCGAAGCCCTGCAAGCCGCCAAAAGAAGCAAACAACAATACCGCAACGCTCTACACCTTTTTCCCGCCCAAAAGTCAGGCTGGACCCCCAAGGTAAGCCTAGCTTCTGGCCTACATGCCGAAGGACTAGAAAACATCTGGGAGCAAATTCAAGACTATTGCCTACTCACTCAAGAAAATACTTACTGGAAACAAAGAAGGGCCGAACAAGCCGAATACTGGATGCGCCAAAGTATTGAACAAGAACTCCTCCGCCACTTTTACGAACATCCCAAGGTGCAAGCCCAATGGCCTGGCTGGCAAGCCGCTGTCCGTGGGGGACAAACCTCTTCTTTCCGCGCCGCTAGAGAATTACTCAAATTGGTCCAAAAAGAAGATTAA